The sequence AGTCATGACAGCTAGGTGACCTGTCAGCAGGCGACAGGAGCAGGCACAGCAAATGGGCTGAATGGGAGAGCAgggatgcattgtgggaaagcGTTCGTGATGAAGCAATCAGCATACAAGAAGCTGTATTAACAGCAGTAATGATAtgtgataaacacacacacattcatttttaattaagacaTTGGTTGAAACACAAAGCAAATTATAATGCCACAGGCACTTACACAATCATGTCATCAGCCATACCTGCCGTGTAGATGACGACTGAAGCTTCactacattaaattaaatgattaaattagAATCCAATGATAAATCCTAAGGTATTCGATGCATGAGTCAGCCATCTTTccccactagatggcagcacGCAGCTTAACGTTTCTGCTCCAGTACTTGATGAGAAGAAGTACGCTCTTCACCAATTTTAATCTCCTGTCAGTGCACATAAGAGTATAATCTTGGAGATCTGTGATCCTCTGTGACATTATGATATGCCATGGTTGATTAAACAACAGTGATAAATCAGGGTGTCACACTTCATGCAGGTGGGCAAAGAAAAACATTCCACCGACACCAAGTCATGCTAAGAAGGGAGAAAACGTTAACACACGCACAAACGTACGCTCAGGCTTGTGTGCAAAAACCATAAGGTGGACAATGTGCACACACAAGGGTCCGAAAATGTGAGGGTTGAGTGTGGTGGTTAAAAGAAGGAGGAACGTGTGAAGAGGCATGCAAGagtggaggaaagagagagacataaagAAGATAATGTTTTTGTTCCAGCAACCTTAGAGCAGAGAGACAGTTCTACAAGCTTAGTAATGGTACTCGTCATTGAGGGCGGGCTCGCAGAAGAACCGAGAGCCTCGCTTGGCTGTGCGGGCGGTAAAGGGCACTGTCTTCAGCACTGCATTGAGAACAAGGACAACAGCcaggacaagacaagacaaacacaGTATAAGAAAAGCAGACTCCTAAAGGGGTTTAGCACCGGTTAGCGCTATGCAAATATCCAACAACACTATCAGGAGGGCCCAGGGCAAAAGATTGTTTAAAAGTGAATTCTAGCAGTTAATCTACTGAAGGGCCTGACAAAAACGTTACGGCTTTGCTCGCTAGAAACAGCAAAGATATATTGTTACAGAAATCTGAATGAAAATTGTCAGGTCTTAAACACTAGaagcacatttacagtattacCGTGTCTAGTGGTGGAAAAAATAAGAACCTTTACTACtaataaaagtagcaatacctcaatgtaaaaatactccattacaagtaaaatcAGTCAAAAGTAAATATTGACAACAAAATGTACTGAGGGTTACTTACTGTATTGAGGGAAAACCCTAATTATGCAGACCAGTTGTATAttatcatatattatatattatattatattattgtatggTTAATACTAATGCATTAACTATGTAAGTAGCATTCCACTGCTGTAGCTGGAGATGATTGTAACTACTttaaaaacaacccaaacaGTATATTATACATAACAATGCACTGTATTAAATTATCATTTTTGTATgaaaatcacatttttcaaaGTAAATTGTAACTAGGCTGATATCGCCCAATGTTCTCTAATTACAGAGAGACATCTGTGTGAATGTTGACTGGTAAgtacaaacatatttttctgATGTAAAATGTACCACTCACAGtggttaacaaaaacaaattcaaggGATCACTATCAAGACTGTTTGTACAACAAGTGTTTATGGGCCACAGTAACTATCGAGGCCAAAATATATGtacgtagtggagtaaaagtacaacatttgCATATGAGCTGTAGTTTTATAGGCATATCATAATGTAAAACTACACTTAAGTACAGCACTTAAGTAAATTCCACCACTGCCCTTTGCAAGTTTAATCGCCCTTAATATTCAAGGAACTAGTTACAACCAGGCCCCGTCTAAATACAGATGGTGTTACAAAGCAATGACAAAGCAGATAAGATAAGCAACGATAAATCACATTTGAGTTGAATGTCACTGGATTAGCTGGACAGTCAGTGCATGTTTGTACTCATCAGGTTATACCTTTAGTTCTCAAACATCTGACAGCTTCATTTTGAAAGAGCCAAAGTCATTGGGTTAGTTGGTTTAGATTCCCTTTGTTAATGACTGAATGTATAGCATTGAAGACGACCTCCATGCAGAGCGCCctgtactctgtgtgtgtgtgtgtgtgcgtgcgtgtgtgtcaagAGACTGCAGCCAGGCCAAAGTGACATTACCCGTGATGATGTCCTCAATCGCTCCATCTTTGCCTTCGTAGACGTGGCGACTGTCTTTAAcctgtttcttcctgagctCCTGGATCAGCTCTTGCTGCTGCCGTTTGTTCTTATGAGGTGACtgaggggacacacacacacacacacacacacacacacacacaaacacacaaatacacaaacacacacacacacacacacacacacacacacactttatcatTCATCAAGTCGTACTCTCAGTCCTGAGTCCAGCATCATCTACAAAGCCTTCTCCCTCCCGAAATTTCTTTTATCTAAAATATGCATTTGCTCCACACATCTCTTTGTGCATGCGTGAGTTAATTGAACCATTTAGGAAGTAGAACTGCTGATCCTGAGTCGATGTGATTAGGCTCAGCAGGGTGCCAGACTGTAGAACCAGATATAACTACATTCGGCAGGCACTCGGTGCTCTACTTATCCTGTGATCAGGAGTCTAGGAGGACGGGAGGAAGAAGTGAAAAGGGGAGAACGTGGAACCGGCTAACTTACTCGTCACCATGATCCAATGTAGCCTCCAGCCTTACAAACTAGGGAGGCGGGTATAGAGAGGGAGGGGATGAGGAAAAAGGAGGGGGCGTTGATTGTTGAAAGAACACTGACTTACCTTCTGGTCTTCCTCCATCATGGCCTCCTGTTCTAGAAGTTTCTCCATCAAAAtctgctctgctctctttttctgCTCGTTGTCTTCTTCTGCTTGCTGAGGAGATTACATATACATGTCACTTAGTTACAAGTTGTTTTAATATACTGCTGTTTACCATAGAGAAAACTGGGCTGATGACATGACATCACTCACTCAAAACATTCAATAGTTTCACCACATATGCAGCAGCCAGCTGAGATTCTGTTTCAGTACCATGGAATGCGATGATTAAAGTCATTAACGTGGTTTGAAGTAGTTAAGGATTGTTCTAAACAGAGTTGACACATAGCAGCTGTGAGAGACAAACGGCTGAAAACAGTTAAGACGCTGTGAAGTACAGTAAAACATTGTGATGAGTTTATTGTTTATAGTGGTTCTGTAGTACATAATTCTTAAACTGGCAATGGTAttagtgaaattattttaaccGCATTTTGgtataaaagaaaacacagtgcTGTTGTGATTACACTAGAGGGCGTATTGATGTCTACGTActtaggacacacacacacacacacacacacacacacacacacacacacacacacacacacacacacacacacacacacacacacacacacacacacaccacacacacacacacacacacacacacacacaggcatctCTTTGTAACTCCACACTAACCTTCCCCAGACGTTGTgacttaaaggggaactacaCCAGTTTTACACatcattttgacaaaaacaaattgtataaaGCCTTTTTTGGCTCCAGAGGAAGCAGCGAGAAAGATAAATGGACATGAGGCAGCGTTGGTTGGGGCTACAATTGACTACatgtttgaaaattaaacaaatctgGGGGGTTTGGAGTTAGAAAGTGAACTAGTTGATGTGATTAGGCTCACCCTGTAGCCCACCCCTCCTCTCTGCTTGAGGCCAGCGTCTCGAGGCTACATTAGCTGACACTAGCATTACACATCTGAATCTCCGACCAAACCTTTGTTGGTCGTGTGGCATTCACGCAGAAAAATGCTTGGAATACAAAAAGACGATATCTACGGTTCTGCTGCATCGATTCTGATCCTTATTGTAAAAAATGTCCCATCATGAGTCTAATGTTACAGAAGTTCTATGCTATATTGGTGGGGTACTCTTTTAAGTCTCGAGTCTAATCGGCCGGtgaggtgtgtttttgtttgactgcttttgtgtgactgtgtgagagATGATTATGCAACTCACCCTGTAAGCCCTCACAAATCGCACAAACACAGGGAAGAAGACAGAGGGTGGCGTTGTTTTAGAGTTCTCCCCGAAAAACTTCACTGCCTCGTCAAAGGCATCCTTTTCAAAGACAGACAGTGGACTTACTTAGAAGACACTTATTTGACTTCATTTAAACCCTGTCACAACAACAGAGTTAACAAAAACCAAAGCATTGGAGCAATTGCAAAGAAAGGAGTGCTTGTGTTACCTGTGCAATCTTGGCATCATCCTGCAGCTTCTTCAACTTGTTCTCATTGTGTGCGATGAAGTCTTTGAGCATGGTGTTGTGGCCGTGCATGCTGTACTCTCTTTTGGTCAGCTCCATGCCTCTCTGCAGCTCCTTAACATCCAGCAGGACGTTCTCCAACGACACTGGAAACAAGAGCGGACGTATGAGTAAACATGCAACCCTGCACTGAACTGTAAAAAGTCAGATAAGATTGTGTGGCAGAGCAGCAAACACATCTGCACTGTACGACTCACCTGCTGCAGCTTTCTCCACGTAGTGCAGCTCGTTGTAGAACAGAGAAACTTGTGAGTATTTCTCCTTCACCACATTGGCTATGTAGTGTAACAACGTCATCTTACGGTCTGTCGACTTGGTATCCAGTAGCTGTAAAGAAAGTAAAAGTAAGAACACAAAACTTTGGAAaacatttgtaaagaaaaagaataaggATTTTAAGTCAGAAAAAGGCAATGTACCAAGTCCAAACTTTGCAGCTTGAATCCGTACACGGCTCCTCTTTTGCTGCTGTTCATGTAGTTTCCGAGAGCCAAGATGATCTGACAAAGAACAAGGAACaagaatgtgaaaaaaaaaatccatgcatTCATTTAACATTACGTTCAGTCCAGACACAAATAAACGAGTTACCTCTAGAATTTTCTTTAGTTTCTGTGAGGACTTGATGGACACAGATGCTGCGATGACTGCATGAATTTGCTGTGGGTAAAAcaaagaggacaacatgagaagaTGTCGAATTCAGTGCACCATTCTTGCCTTCTACGTTCATAGCATGCTGTATAAACTGCCTCTAatcattttcagtgtttttgttttggaataTATTGTCCCCCCACAAAAAAGATCCCAGTTCTCACCGGTGTGAGCATCTGCACGCTGTCACAGAAGTTGCCGATGAAGGCCATGATGGTCATCTTTTGCATGAGCCGCTCGATTTTACTAAACTGCATCATGAAGCGGTCCTCGTCCGGAAGGCTCTCCAGTGGCTTGCGCTCCTTCTCATACTGCCGCAGGATTTTAATCTCATTTTCGGTTGGCTGGAAGCGCATCAGACACTCTACGAAGTCCACCGGCAAAGTTCGCAGGTCAAAACTAAAAGACGGGGAGACACGGGTTACACAGAGTATAGTTAAATACTGGGATCCTGAAATAGAGGACACGGACCATTctgtaacatactgtatgtctgttgATTAATAACATTCATCAAATGCCAGTGCAATACAGTGCAAATGAATGTGTCACATGTCTCATTCAGGTACTACATGCATAGAAAGCATGCAAGAACACCAGAAGGATTGGggtcttttgttttattttgaaggggcTTACATCTGAATGGCCTTGCAGATCTCCTCAGGAGTCTTGCCCACTTTCCGCAGTGTGATGGCCAGGTTCTTTGCTCTGTTGGAGTCCAATAGCGCCACCTTGTTGGGCCCCTTCTGGATGATCTTCTGCTTGCTCATGGTGAGGTCAATAGCCGGGCCCTGGGCCTTAGTCTTAAACATCTCCTCAAACTCGTCCACGTTCAGGTCCTTAAAGACACAGACAAATCTGTTAATGTGAGGCCGGAAGTGGACTAAGCCATTGTTAACCAAGAGCAGAGTCTTACCTCAAGTATCCTCTCGTCATCAATCTCATTAAAGACAGTCCCGTTGATCTGGTTTGGTTTCAGGGCTACCCAGTTGAAGACGGGCAGACGGAACTTTGTCTTGATGGGTTTCTTGATCTTAACAGCTACACAAGAAACAGAAGAGTTAGCACAGCATCTACCTGATAtgaaagtgcacacacacacacacacacaacacacacacacacacacacacacacacacacacacacacacacacacacacacacacacacacacacacacagttttatcTCTAAAAACTACAACCATCCTTCaagtttatctttttttatgtgttttgaaaGAAAGCTTCTTTTCTTCACGCTAAACAAAAAGGACACTTGGTCATGCTTGGAGAAGACTGACGCCTGTTAGCCTCTGGTAGGAGAACAAGGCCAAAGGGTATGTGCTGTACCCTGTACAGTAAGTGGTGCATATGGTCAGGATTTCCTGCCTGGCTGGGTGACAGACCATTTATCGGACAGATTATGGCTATTTGTAGCCACCTGGGCTGATTCAGTTCAGCTGAACATGGAGGTGGTGCCCTGCTTAGTTACACAGACAAGGTGTCAGCAGGGACAGTCAGATAAGGTTGTCATGGGAATGGTTAACAGCATTCCACCTCGGCAGAACGCCTTTTACTTCCGATCCTCTGCCTGCCACAGCAGGTCACTGTGTGCAACACTGTGATGTTGCAATTGCCtaatgcattcacacacacacacacacatacacagacacacacacacaattgtaaAACTACAACAAAGTGTGAAGGTAATTCATGCAGAATTTTGAAATTTGGTATTTTCTCTGTTGTTTAAATCCATCTAATGGTTTCACCTAAAGTCTCACTGTGAAAGGAAAAACAGCAGAATCACAAAGTCACAGTTTAACCGTTTTTTGATGATTTGGTTCTACTGTATATGCTGCCGAACTCATTTTAGAAGaagtggcaaaaaaagaaagtatgaaaatgaaaacaattataaaCTATTTCTAAGAGACAACAAATGGGaattgtctgtttgttttctaGTGGGATTCAGAGACTGAAATACCATTTTCCAAAAACTTGTGACAGAGGAAAGGAACAGTGGGGGGGAGggcaaaacaccaaacacagacAAGCAAAACCTACAGAAAAGTTTGATGGGTCCCTCTggttggcagaaaaaaaaacaattcaaagacAAAGCATTATGAAATTGGCAGAGTTAGAGAGAAAGCTTAAGCATGCACATCTCAAACACACAAGTTACAGGATCTGTGTGTTAAAGATAAAACTTAAAGGGATTTTCACTGTTTACTGACTGGTATAACCCAaaaaactggcatccctgtaTTGTTAAACTTCCCAGGAGGGTGTAACTTCACTCTAAAGGTTTAGAGTACACATGCATTACATACCCAGACATATGCACCCAGATCTACATACAGTAAAGAAAAGTCTACTGCAATCAGTCACAGGAAGGTTTGGCCTTGTTACTCATCAACACTGCCTGACAGTGAGTTTGATAGGTTACACTGATTTGGTAAGTTAAGGAAAATGACTCAATCAAGACTGTACATCACACTCATGCAGCTGCTTCACAGTAAAAGCCTTCCAGCAGCACCGCTTGCTTTCATCACATTCCCAGCAACTAGAAATATTTTACTATGAAGCAACTGCAGCTAACATTAAACATTTGCAATGGAGGAAAGTAGTTGGAATACAAGTCACACTGTTTGGCTAAACAATCTTCAATTTACTATATCTAAACCTAAATAAACTGCTATGCCCCATTGAAGGATCATTTTCCATCACATAACTCACATATAGACACAAACTTGCTAGTTTGCTAGATTAGATGACCTTACCTGCTAACCCAGAGTTCATGATGACAGTAGGCGTCCCACAGCCGGGCAGTGGGGGCGCTacaggaggaggtggagggggcaGAGGTGCTGAGATCTGTGAGGCTGGCcctgagggaggaggaggaggaggtggaggaggaggtggtggaggtgggggAGCTGCTGCAGGAATGACTGCCGATAGTCCATTTGACActgggagagaggagagaagctCAATGCTTAGTGTCATTTGTTTCTGCAACATGCAAAATGTGTATATTCTCTCccatcttttctcttctttctttatttcatgaTTAACAGTTCACATGCTACTGGACTAATGTTAAACCTACATGTGCCGTTTACTGGcagtggaggtggtggtggtggtggtggagccAGTGTGCCGGTTACCACTCCCACATGATTTGCTGCGCCATTTGCTCCTATCACAGCACCCAGCAATCCCTCCACACCAGAGGAGGGTGAGGGCAGGATGAAGATGTCTCCATCTCCCTTCTTGTGG is a genomic window of Etheostoma spectabile isolate EspeVRDwgs_2016 chromosome 11, UIUC_Espe_1.0, whole genome shotgun sequence containing:
- the fmnl2a gene encoding formin-like protein 2 isoform X20; this encodes MGNAGSMDQHTDFRGHNMPLKLPMPEPGELEERFATVLNSMNLPPDKARLLRQYDNEKKWELICDQERFQVKNPPHTYLQKLRSYLDPAVTRKKFRRRVQESTQVLRELEISLRTNHIGWVREFLNEENKGLDVLVEYLSFAQYAVTFDGDCAENNPEAAMDKSKPWSRSIEDLHGGNSLPSSITGNGITRGSRHSTIRCNTLPSRRTLKNSRLVCKKDDVHVCIMCLRAIMNYQYGFNLVMSHPHAVNEIALSLNNKNPRTKALVLELLAAVCLVRGGHEIILSAFDNFKEVCIETQRFERLMEYFKNEDNNIDFMVACMQFINIVVHSVEDMNFRVHLQFDFTKLCLDDYLDKLKHTESDKLQVQIQAYLDNVFDVGALLEDAETKNAALERVEELEENMSHMTEKLQDTENEAMSKIVELEKQLMQRNKELESIREVYKDTSSQVHSLRQILKEKDEAIQRQSNLEKKIHELEKQGTIKIHKKGDGDIFILPSPSSGVEGLLGAVIGANGAANHVGVVTGTLAPPPPPPPPLPVNGTLSNGLSAVIPAAAPPPPPPPPPPPPPPPSGPASQISAPLPPPPPPVAPPLPGCGTPTVIMNSGLAAVKIKKPIKTKFRLPVFNWVALKPNQINGTVFNEIDDERILEDLNVDEFEEMFKTKAQGPAIDLTMSKQKIIQKGPNKVALLDSNRAKNLAITLRKVGKTPEEICKAIQIFDLRTLPVDFVECLMRFQPTENEIKILRQYEKERKPLESLPDEDRFMMQFSKIERLMQKMTIMAFIGNFCDSVQMLTPQIHAVIAASVSIKSSQKLKKILEIILALGNYMNSSKRGAVYGFKLQSLDLLLDTKSTDRKMTLLHYIANVVKEKYSQVSLFYNELHYVEKAAAVSLENVLLDVKELQRGMELTKREYSMHGHNTMLKDFIAHNENKLKKLQDDAKIAQDAFDEAVKFFGENSKTTPPSVFFPVFVRFVRAYRQAEEDNEQKKRAEQILMEKLLEQEAMMEEDQKSPHKNKRQQQELIQELRKKQVKDSRHVYEGKDGAIEDIITVLKTVPFTARTAKRGSRFFCEPALNDEYHY
- the fmnl2a gene encoding formin-like protein 2 isoform X14, producing MGNAGSMDQHTDFRGHNMPLKLPMPEPGELEERFATVLNSMNLPPDKARLLRQYDNEKKWELICDQERFQVKNPPHTYLQKLRSYLDPAVTRKKFRRRVQESTQVLRELEISLRTNHIGWVREFLNEENKGLDVLVEYLSFAQYAVTFDGDCAENNPEAAMDKSKPWSRSIEDLHGGNSLPSSITGNGITRGSRHSTIRHLLLCLPVFDSRTPSTLSCPKCSQIRRCNTLPSRRTLKNSRLVCKKDDVHVCIMCLRAIMNYQYGFNLVMSHPHAVNEIALSLNNKNPRTKALVLELLAAVCLVRGGHEIILSAFDNFKEVCIETQRFERLMEYFKNEDNNIDFMVACMQFINIVVHSVEDMNFRVHLQFDFTKLCLDDYLDKLKHTESDKLQVQIQAYLDNVFDVGALLEDAETKNAALERVEELEENMSHMTEKLQDTENEAMSKIVELEKQLMQRNKELESIREVYKDTSSQVHSLRQILKEKDEAIQRQSNLEKKIHELEKQGTIKIHKKGDGDIFILPSPSSGVEGLLGAVIGANGAANHVGVVTGTLAPPPPPPPPLPVNGTLSNGLSAVIPAAAPPPPPPPPPPPPPPPSGPASQISAPLPPPPPPVAPPLPGCGTPTVIMNSGLAAVKIKKPIKTKFRLPVFNWVALKPNQINGTVFNEIDDERILEDLNVDEFEEMFKTKAQGPAIDLTMSKQKIIQKGPNKVALLDSNRAKNLAITLRKVGKTPEEICKAIQIFDLRTLPVDFVECLMRFQPTENEIKILRQYEKERKPLESLPDEDRFMMQFSKIERLMQKMTIMAFIGNFCDSVQMLTPQIHAVIAASVSIKSSQKLKKILEIILALGNYMNSSKRGAVYGFKLQSLDLLLDTKSTDRKMTLLHYIANVVKEKYSQVSLFYNELHYVEKAAAVSLENVLLDVKELQRGMELTKREYSMHGHNTMLKDFIAHNENKLKKLQDDAKIAQDAFDEAVKFFGENSKTTPPSVFFPVFVRFVRAYRQAEEDNEQKKRAEQILMEKLLEQEAMMEEDQKSPHKNKRQQQELIQELRKKQVKDSRHVYEGKDGAIEDIITVLKTVPFTARTAKRGSRFFCEPALNDEYHY
- the fmnl2a gene encoding formin-like protein 2 isoform X11 — its product is MGNAGSMDQHTDFRGHNMPLKLPMPEPGELEERFATVLNSMNLPPDKARLLRQYDNEKKWELICDQERFQVKNPPHTYLQKLRSYLDPAVTRKKFRRRVQESTQVLRELEISLRTNHIGWVREFLNEENKGLDVLVEYLSFAQYAVTFDGDCAENNPEAAMDKSKPWSRSIEDLHGGNSLPSSITGNGITRGSRHSTIRHLLLCLPVFDSRTPSTLSCPKCSQIRRCNTLPSRRTLKNSRLVCKKDDVHVCIMCLRAIMNYQYGFNLVMSHPHAVNEIALSLNNKNPRTKALVLELLAAVCLVRGGHEIILSAFDNFKEVCIETQRFERLMEYFKNEDNNIDFMVACMQFINIVVHSVEDMNFRVHLQFDFTKLCLDDYLDKLKHTESDKLQVQIQAYLDNVFDVGALLEDAETKNAALERVEELEENMSHMTEKLQDTENEAMSKIVELEKQLMQRNKELESIREVYKDTSSQVHSLRQILKEKDEAIQRQSNLEKKIHELEKQGTIKIHKKGDGDIFILPSPSSGVEGLLGAVIGANGAANHVGVVTGTLAPPPPPPPPLPVNGTLSNGLSAVIPAAAPPPPPPPPPPPPPPPSGPASQISAPLPPPPPPVAPPLPGCGTPTVIMNSGLAEGPIKLFSVKIKKPIKTKFRLPVFNWVALKPNQINGTVFNEIDDERILEDLNVDEFEEMFKTKAQGPAIDLTMSKQKIIQKGPNKVALLDSNRAKNLAITLRKVGKTPEEICKAIQIFDLRTLPVDFVECLMRFQPTENEIKILRQYEKERKPLESLPDEDRFMMQFSKIERLMQKMTIMAFIGNFCDSVQMLTPQIHAVIAASVSIKSSQKLKKILEIILALGNYMNSSKRGAVYGFKLQSLDLLLDTKSTDRKMTLLHYIANVVKEKYSQVSLFYNELHYVEKAAAVSLENVLLDVKELQRGMELTKREYSMHGHNTMLKDFIAHNENKLKKLQDDAKIAQDAFDEAVKFFGENSKTTPPSVFFPVFVRFVRAYRQAEEDNEQKKRAEQILMEKLLEQEAMMEEDQKSPHKNKRQQQELIQELRKKQVKDSRHVYEGKDGAIEDIITVLKTVPFTARTAKRGSRFFCEPALNDEYHY
- the fmnl2a gene encoding formin-like protein 2 isoform X8, with translation MGNAGSMDQHTDFRGHNMPLKLPMPEPGELEERFATVLNSMNLPPDKARLLRQYDNEKKWELICDQERFQVKNPPHTYLQKLRSYLDPAVTRKKFRRRVQESTQVLRELEISLRTNHIGWVREFLNEENKGLDVLVEYLSFAQYAVTFDGDCAENNPEAAMDKSKPWSRSIEDLHGGNSLPSSITGNGITRGSRHSTIRHLLLCLPVFDSRTPSTLSCPKCSQIRRCNTLPSRRTLKNSRLVCKKDDVHVCIMCLRAIMNYQYGFNLVMSHPHAVNEIALSLNNKNPRTKALVLELLAAVCLVRGGHEIILSAFDNFKEVCIETQRFERLMEYFKNEDNNIDFMVACMQFINIVVHSVEDMNFRVHLQFDFTKLCLDDYLDKLKHTESDKLQVQIQAYLDNVFDVGALLEDAETKNAALERVEELEENMSHMTEKLQDTENEAMSKIVELEKQLMQRNKELESIREVYKDTSSQVHSLRQILKEKDEAIQRQSNLEKKIHELEKQGTIKIHKKGDGDIFILPSPSSGVEGLLGAVIGANGAANHVGVVTGTLAPPPPPPPPLPVNGTLSNGLSAVIPAAAPPPPPPPPPPPPPPPSGPASQISAPLPPPPPPVAPPLPGCGTPTVIMNSGLAEGPIKLFSVKIKKPIKTKFRLPVFNWVALKPNQINGTVFNEIDDERILEDLNVDEFEEMFKTKAQGPAIDLTMSKQKIIQKGPNKVALLDSNRAKNLAITLRKVGKTPEEICKAIQIFDLRTLPVDFVECLMRFQPTENEIKILRQYEKERKPLESLPDEDRFMMQFSKIERLMQKMTIMAFIGNFCDSVQMLTPQIHAVIAASVSIKSSQKLKKILEIILALGNYMNSSKRGAVYGFKLQSLDLLLDTKSTDRKMTLLHYIANVVKEKYSQVSLFYNELHYVEKAAAVSLENVLLDVKELQRGMELTKREYSMHGHNTMLKDFIAHNENKLKKLQDDAKIAQDAFDEAVKFFGENSKTTPPSVFFPVFVRFVRAYRQAEEDNEQKKRAEQILMEKLLEQEAMMEEDQKSPHKNKRQQQELIQELRKKQVKDSRHVYEGKDGAIEDIITAVRCLRTKALKKNNITKFPNVYSRVRNSSSSTPVVVDVSQT
- the fmnl2a gene encoding formin-like protein 2 isoform X5; protein product: MGNAGSMDQHTDFRGHNMPLKLPMPEPGELEERFATVLNSMNLPPDKARLLRQYDNEKKWELICDQERFQVKNPPHTYLQKLRSYLDPAVTRKKFRRRVQESTQVLRELEISLRTNHIGWVREFLNEENKGLDVLVEYLSFAQYAVTFDGDCAENNPEAAMDKSKPWSRSIEDLHGGNSLPSSITGNGITRGSRHSTIRCNTLPSRRTLKNSRLVCKKDDVHVCIMCLRAIMNYQYGFNLVMSHPHAVNEIALSLNNKNPRTKALVLELLAAVCLVRGGHEIILSAFDNFKEVCIETQRFERLMEYFKNEDNNIDFMVACMQFINIVVHSVEDMNFRVHLQFDFTKLCLDDYLDKLKHTESDKLQVQIQAYLDNVFDVGALLEDAETKNAALERVEELEENMSHMTEKLQDTENEAMSKIVELEKQLMQRNKELESIREVYKDTSSQVHSLRQILKEKDEAIQRQSNLEKKIHELEKQGTIKIHKKGDGDIFILPSPSSGVEGLLGAVIGANGAANHVGVVTGTLAPPPPPPPPLPVNGTLSNGLSAVIPAAAPPPPPPPPPPPPPPPSGPASQISAPLPPPPPPVAPPLPGCGTPTVIMNSGLAEGPIKLFSVKIKKPIKTKFRLPVFNWVALKPNQINGTVFNEIDDERILEDLNVDEFEEMFKTKAQGPAIDLTMSKQKIIQKGPNKVALLDSNRAKNLAITLRKVGKTPEEICKAIQIFDLRTLPVDFVECLMRFQPTENEIKILRQYEKERKPLESLPDEDRFMMQFSKIERLMQKMTIMAFIGNFCDSVQMLTPQIHAVIAASVSIKSSQKLKKILEIILALGNYMNSSKRGAVYGFKLQSLDLLLDTKSTDRKMTLLHYIANVVKEKYSQVSLFYNELHYVEKAAAVSLENVLLDVKELQRGMELTKREYSMHGHNTMLKDFIAHNENKLKKLQDDAKIAQDAFDEAVKFFGENSKTTPPSVFFPVFVRFVRAYRQAEEDNEQKKRAEQILMEKLLEQEAMMEEDQKSPHKNKRQQQELIQELRKKQVKDSRHVYEGKDGAIEDIITAVRCLRTKALKKNNITKFPNVYSRVRNSSSSTPVVVDVSQTWQASLYYLLSYFTVFSFSIDLPLPLFSPHIAFITVHINVPSNDKKKLLFSVL
- the fmnl2a gene encoding formin-like protein 2 isoform X17 is translated as MGNAGSMDQHTDFRGHNMPLKLPMPEPGELEERFATVLNSMNLPPDKARLLRQYDNEKKWELICDQERFQVKNPPHTYLQKLRSYLDPAVTRKKFRRRVQESTQVLRELEISLRTNHIGWVREFLNEENKGLDVLVEYLSFAQYAVTFDGDCAENNPEAAMDKSKPWSRSIEDLHGGNSLPSSITGNGITRGSRHSTIRCNTLPSRRTLKNSRLVCKKDDVHVCIMCLRAIMNYQYGFNLVMSHPHAVNEIALSLNNKNPRTKALVLELLAAVCLVRGGHEIILSAFDNFKEVCIETQRFERLMEYFKNEDNNIDFMVACMQFINIVVHSVEDMNFRVHLQFDFTKLCLDDYLDKLKHTESDKLQVQIQAYLDNVFDVGALLEDAETKNAALERVEELEENMSHMTEKLQDTENEAMSKIVELEKQLMQRNKELESIREVYKDTSSQVHSLRQILKEKDEAIQRQSNLEKKIHELEKQGTIKIHKKGDGDIFILPSPSSGVEGLLGAVIGANGAANHVGVVTGTLAPPPPPPPPLPVNGTLSNGLSAVIPAAAPPPPPPPPPPPPPPPSGPASQISAPLPPPPPPVAPPLPGCGTPTVIMNSGLAEGPIKLFSVKIKKPIKTKFRLPVFNWVALKPNQINGTVFNEIDDERILEDLNVDEFEEMFKTKAQGPAIDLTMSKQKIIQKGPNKVALLDSNRAKNLAITLRKVGKTPEEICKAIQIFDLRTLPVDFVECLMRFQPTENEIKILRQYEKERKPLESLPDEDRFMMQFSKIERLMQKMTIMAFIGNFCDSVQMLTPQIHAVIAASVSIKSSQKLKKILEIILALGNYMNSSKRGAVYGFKLQSLDLLLDTKSTDRKMTLLHYIANVVKEKYSQVSLFYNELHYVEKAAAVSLENVLLDVKELQRGMELTKREYSMHGHNTMLKDFIAHNENKLKKLQDDAKIAQDAFDEAVKFFGENSKTTPPSVFFPVFVRFVRAYRQAEEDNEQKKRAEQILMEKLLEQEAMMEEDQKSPHKNKRQQQELIQELRKKQVKDSRHVYEGKDGAIEDIITVLKTVPFTARTAKRGSRFFCEPALNDEYHY